A genomic stretch from Mastacembelus armatus chromosome 7, fMasArm1.2, whole genome shotgun sequence includes:
- the slc25a33 gene encoding solute carrier family 25 member 33 — MAQKDTLLHLFAGGCSGTVGAIVTCPLEVLKTRLQSSGLTLRPVFQVQLGTLSGTGVIRPGTVTPGLLQVLRSILEKEGPRSLFRGLGPNLVGVAPSRAIYFAAYSKSKEMFNGLFVPNSGVVHMSSAGIAAFVTNSLMNPVWMVKTRMQLEKKARGEKKMNALQCARYVYKTEGIRGFYRGLTASYAGISETMICFLIYETLKKHLASSQFTPNSEKEKGASDFLSLMMAAAFSKGCASCIAYPHEVIRTRLREEGSKYKYFFQTGRLIAVEEGYAAFYRGLVPQLIKQIPNTAIVLSTYELIVHLLGDSK, encoded by the exons ATGGCACAGAAAGACACACTGCTGCATCTTTTCGCCGGGGG ATGTAGTGGTACAGTGGGAGCCATCGTGACCTGCCCTCTGGAGGTGTTGAAGACACGGCTGCAGTCCTCTGGCCTCACCCTCCGGCCTGTTTTCCAGGTCCAGCTGGGCACCTTAAGTGGTACTGGGGTTATCCGACCAGGGACGGTTACACCTGGGCTGCTGCAGGTCCTACG atcCATTCTTGAAAAAGAGGGACCAAGATCTCTCTTTCGTGGTCTGGGGCCAAACCTTGTAGGCGTGGCACCCTCAAG agcCATTTACTTTGCTGCTTACTCAAAATCTAAAGAGATGTTCAATGGGCTGTTTGTCCCTAATAGTGGAGTGGTGCACATGTCTTCTGCTGGTATAGCAG CTTTTGTTACTAACTCTCTGATGAACCCCGTCTGGATGGTCAAGACAAGGATGCAGCTGGAGAAAAA AGccagaggagaaaagaagatGAATGCACTACAGTGTGCACGCTATGTTTACAAAACGGAAGGAATCCGGGGCTTCTACCGAGGCCTGACTGCATCTTATGCTGGCATCTCAGAGACCATGATTTGTTTCCTTATCTACGAGACACTGAAGAAACACCTCGCCAGCAGCCAGTTCACCCCAAATAGTGAAAAGGAGAAAGGTGCATCAGACTTCCTGAGTCTGATGATGGCAGCTGCTTTTTCAAAGGGTTGTGCGTCCTGCATAGCCTACCCACATG AGGTCATTCGGACAAGGCTGCGTGAGGAAGGCAGCAAATACAAGTATTTCTTCCAGACAGGGAGGTTAATAGCGGTGGAGGAAGGCTACGCAGCTTTCTATAGAGGACTCGTTCCACAGCTAATCAAACAGATCCCTAACACAGCCATTGTCCTGTCCACATATGAACTTATTGTCCATCTGCTGGGGGACTCCAAATAA
- the LOC113145238 gene encoding uncharacterized protein LOC113145238, with translation MLTFLRILLTGLLGVLHDGDGVTAFGGVRLVGGKNKCSGRVEVLRHDEWGTVCDHGWDLREADVVCLELECGLAESALHGAAFGAGTGEIWLQHVQCSGHEYSLTRCAAVRHTNSYCTHNNDAGVKCSGTLLTPTLTLLSPHTVFSPGEAVRFSCSVLRGHHLSDFHLYKHGVATPLVTQRADQTQARAELTLSDIETFHQGSYSCRYRIRSGYPSELLSSPPGNSINITVVELLTPQHCYNTSTEAPAGSVIKGHSFNINCSTPQQYPGGSFQLRLIRSNGTVRHSLPALTPSVTFTFPNAQASNEGYYYCLYRVQLGGRIFVSRESQPLPIAIRDPDPVLSPVVISWLVSGLTFAVAVVIIIIVAKVLCNKEKKPSELERETRTCVDNTYVALSINKL, from the exons ATGCTGACTTTCCTCCGTATCCTGCTAACAG GCCTGCTGGGTGTTCTGCATGATGGAGATGGAGTTACTGCTTTTG gAGGGGTCAGATTAGTGGGTGGAAAGAACAAGTGTTCTGGCAGAGTTGAGGTACTCCGCCATGATGAATGGGGCACGGTTTGTGACCACGGTTGGGACCTCCGGGAGGCTGATGTGGTGTGCCTGGAGTTGGAATGTGGCTTAGCAGAATCCGCCCTTCACGGTGCAGCATTTGGTGCAGGTACAGGAGAGATCTGGCTGCAGCACGTCCAATGCTCAGGACATGAGTACAGTTTGACACGCTGTGCTGCTGTTCGCCACACTAACTCCTACTGCACCCATAATAATGATGCAGGAGTAAAATGCTCAG GTACCCTTTTAACACCCACTCTCACACTGCTGTCaccacacactgtgttttctccCGGGGAGGCTGTTCGCTTCAGCTGCAGTGTTCTGCGGGGTCACCATCTCAGTGACTTCCACCTGTACAAACATGGAGTGGCCACGCCGCTGGTTACACAGAGGGCAGACCAGACTCAAGCCAGAGCAGAGCTGACACTGTCTGACATAGAGACTTTCCACCAGGGCAGCTACAGTTGTCGGTACAGGATCAGAAGTGGCTATCCTTCTGAGCTGCTCAGCTCTCCGCCCGGCAACTCCATCAACATAACTGTGG TGGAGCTCCTGACTCCTCAACACTGCTACAACACTTCCACTGAGGCCCCAGCTGGTTCTGTCATTAAAGGCCACAGTTTTAACATCAACTGCTCCACGCCGCAGCAGTACCCTGGAGGTTCCTTCCAGCTGCGTCTGATTCGCTCCAACGGCACAGTGCGCCACTCCCTGCCTGCCCTCACTCCGTCCGTCACCTTTACCTTTCCCAACGCCCAGGCCTCCAATGAGGGTTACTACTACTGCCTATATCGGGTCCAGCTGGGTGGACGTATTTTCGTCTCCAGAGAAAGCCAACCCCTGCCTATAGCCATCAGAG ACCCAGATCCAGTACTGAGTCCAGTGGTGATCAGCTGGCTTGTGTCTGGCCTGACATTTGCTGTAGCTGTTGTCATTATAATAATTGTGGCCAAAGTACTGTGTAACAAGGAAAAGAAGCCTTCTGAACTGGAGCGAGAGACCAGAACCT GTGTGGACAACACTTACGTTGCCTTATCAATTAATAAGCTATAA
- the spsb1 gene encoding SPRY domain-containing SOCS box protein 1 yields the protein MGQKVPGGIKTIDMRDPAFSPLKLELQALNLTKPSRLDLLLDMPPASQDVQVQHSWNNDDRSLNIFVKDDNKLVFHRHPVAQSTDAIRGRVGYTRGLHVWEISWAMRQRGTHAVVGVATSDAPLHSVGYTALVGSNAESWGWDLCRSKLYHDGKNHAGKTYPAFLEPDDTFIIPDSLLVVLDMDEGTLGYIVDGYYLGVAFRGLKGRKLYPVVSAVWGHCEIRIRYINGLDPEPLSLMDLCRRSVRVALGRDRLSEIHRLPLPASLKNYLLYQ from the exons ATGGGGCAAAAAGTCCCAGGTGGCATTAAAACCATTGATATGCGGGATCCTGCGTTCAGCCCCTTGAAGCTGGAGCTACAGGCCCTCAATCTCACCAAGCCATCTCGACTGGATCTGCTGCTGGACATGCCACCTGCCAGCCAGGACGTCCAAGTCCAGCATTCATGGAACAATGATGATCGTTCACTAAACATCTTTGTCAAGGATGACAACAAGCTGGTGTTTCATAGGCACCCTGTGGCGCAGAGCACAGATGCCATCCGGGGTCGTGTTGGCTACACAAGGGGACTGCATGTGTGGGAGATCAGCTGGGCCATGCGTCAGAGGGGCACACATGCTGTGGTCGGAGTAGCTACAAGTGATGCTCCACTACACTCAGTGGGCTACACAGCTTTGGTAGGAAGCAATGCTGAGTCTTGGGGCTGGGACCTGTGCAGGAGTAAACTCTACCATGACGGCAAGAACCATGCAGGAAAGACCTACCCAGCCTTCCTCGAGCCTGACGATACCTTCATAATACCAGACTCCCTATTAGTAGTCTTAGACATGGATGAAGGGACTCTGGGGTACATAGTGGATGGATATTACTTAGGGGTGGCATTCAGAGGACTTAAGGGCAGGAAGCTGTACCCGGTGGTGAGTGCCGTGTGGGGACACTGTGAAATACGAATACGTTACATAAATGGCCTTGATC CTGAACCCCTCTCTCTGATGGACCTCTGTAGGCGTTCAGTGAGGGTGGCATTAGGAAGAGACCGTCTAAGTGAAATCCACAGACTGCCCCTGCCGGCCTCTCTTAAGAACTACCTGCTGTACCAATAA